From Humibacter ginsenosidimutans, a single genomic window includes:
- a CDS encoding HpcH/HpaI aldolase/citrate lyase family protein, which yields MSDTTTEQGSELAEKRLAREEVRVKSGDARSWLLLSALAVDSFDQAQLSRADQVILDLEDAVDGSRKAEARANVIGWLRGGGSAWVRINDWTSEFWADDIAELTGAPGLAGVMLAKTEAAEQVTDTYQRLGGHTDVIALVESAVGIEDAGSISRARGVSRLAFGSGDYRRDTGASNDNLAMAYPRTRLVVASRLGNLPGPVDGPTVASTHPVLREQAGAAVAMGMTGKLCLDFEQPDVINECMSPSSADVRWAYDFLAEFEANGRVIRDGSDKPRLARAEIIRTRAERFRITPS from the coding sequence ATGTCAGACACCACCACCGAGCAAGGATCCGAGCTGGCCGAGAAGCGCCTGGCCCGCGAGGAGGTGCGCGTGAAGTCGGGCGATGCGCGCTCCTGGTTGCTCCTCTCCGCTCTTGCCGTCGACAGCTTCGACCAGGCGCAGCTCTCGCGAGCCGACCAGGTCATCCTCGACCTCGAAGACGCGGTCGACGGCTCGCGCAAGGCCGAGGCACGGGCCAACGTCATCGGCTGGCTGCGGGGTGGCGGCAGCGCGTGGGTGCGCATCAACGACTGGACCAGCGAGTTCTGGGCAGACGACATCGCCGAGCTCACCGGAGCGCCCGGCCTCGCGGGCGTGATGTTGGCCAAGACCGAGGCGGCGGAGCAGGTCACCGACACCTATCAGCGGCTCGGCGGCCACACCGACGTGATCGCTCTCGTCGAGTCCGCCGTCGGCATCGAAGATGCCGGTTCCATCTCTCGTGCCCGTGGCGTGTCTCGTCTCGCGTTCGGAAGCGGCGACTACCGACGCGACACCGGCGCATCCAACGACAACCTCGCCATGGCGTACCCGCGCACGCGACTCGTGGTGGCCAGCCGTCTCGGCAACCTCCCCGGTCCGGTCGACGGACCGACGGTGGCGAGCACGCACCCCGTGCTGCGCGAGCAGGCCGGGGCGGCCGTCGCGATGGGCATGACGGGCAAGCTCTGCCTCGACTTCGAACAGCCGGATGTCATCAACGAGTGCATGAGCCCGAGCTCGGCCGACGTGCGTTGGGCGTACGACTTCCTCGCGGAGTTCGAGGCGAACGGGCGCGTCATCCGCGACGGCAGCGACAAGCCGCGCCTGGCGCGGGCGGAGATCATCCGCACCCGTGCGGAGCGCTTCCGCATCACGCCGAGCTAG
- a CDS encoding FtsX-like permease family protein encodes MSTIAVARLLARPTASGRAALVLPIVAFGIATALLLTTLAGAISFFRWHDSLGILYQALAVFASALLLVPLASLGGSAARLSARRRDDRLATLRLLGATTGFVARITVLESAALAVVGAVAGTLLYVVLTPLVGLIHFRGEAIGALALLLNPLIVLAVIIGVGLLAAVSAAIGLRGVIVSPLGVRTRQTAPKTRWVRLIVGVIVLGAVVFCVANPDVFGGSVAIIVVLTAAFVAANAVLGLVGPLVIRLFAKSGLRKAETPQRLIAARTVLESPKAAWRQVSGVSMTCFIAVFAGTALAMIGAVSGDRQEYDQLVLLADIRTGVYITLAISFVMVACSVGVSQASAILDRRDLYVSLDRLGMPVRTMNAARARAVLSPLRVVTIGSSVTAAVVVLPLAGVTLVLAPLSLLTIAASIAAGILVVALGVVATRPVLRRVLAEPATLAE; translated from the coding sequence ATGAGCACGATCGCGGTGGCGCGGCTGCTCGCGCGGCCGACGGCATCCGGGCGCGCCGCCCTCGTGCTGCCGATCGTGGCGTTCGGGATCGCGACGGCGCTGCTGCTCACCACGCTCGCCGGAGCGATCTCGTTCTTTCGCTGGCACGACTCGTTGGGCATCCTCTACCAGGCGCTCGCGGTGTTCGCCTCTGCGCTGCTGCTCGTGCCGCTCGCCTCGTTGGGCGGGTCGGCGGCCAGGCTTTCGGCCAGACGGCGCGACGACCGGCTCGCGACGTTGCGCCTGCTCGGCGCGACAACAGGCTTCGTCGCCCGCATCACGGTGCTCGAGTCGGCGGCGCTCGCGGTGGTTGGCGCGGTCGCCGGCACCCTGCTCTACGTCGTGCTCACCCCGCTGGTGGGACTGATCCACTTTCGCGGTGAGGCGATCGGCGCTCTCGCACTGCTGCTGAACCCGCTCATCGTGCTCGCGGTGATCATCGGGGTCGGGCTGCTCGCCGCGGTCAGCGCGGCCATCGGGCTGCGCGGCGTGATCGTCTCCCCCCTCGGCGTGCGCACCAGGCAGACCGCGCCGAAGACCAGGTGGGTCAGGCTCATCGTGGGAGTCATCGTGCTGGGCGCCGTGGTCTTCTGCGTGGCGAATCCCGACGTGTTCGGCGGATCCGTGGCCATCATCGTCGTGCTCACGGCGGCGTTCGTCGCGGCGAATGCGGTGCTCGGACTGGTCGGCCCGCTGGTCATCCGGCTGTTCGCGAAGTCGGGGCTGCGCAAGGCGGAGACGCCGCAGCGACTCATCGCGGCCCGCACCGTGCTGGAGTCGCCCAAGGCGGCCTGGCGCCAGGTGAGCGGTGTGTCGATGACGTGCTTCATCGCCGTCTTCGCAGGGACGGCTCTCGCCATGATCGGAGCAGTCTCCGGCGACCGTCAGGAGTACGACCAGCTGGTGCTGCTGGCAGACATCCGCACCGGCGTCTACATCACCCTGGCGATCTCGTTCGTCATGGTGGCGTGCTCGGTGGGCGTGAGTCAGGCATCGGCCATCCTCGACCGCCGTGACCTCTACGTGAGCCTGGACAGGCTCGGGATGCCGGTGCGCACGATGAACGCGGCCCGCGCCCGCGCCGTGCTGTCGCCTCTGCGCGTCGTGACCATCGGATCCTCGGTGACGGCCGCCGTCGTGGTGCTGCCGCTGGCCGGGGTCACGCTCGTGCTCGCACCGCTCTCGCTGCTGACGATCGCAGCGAGCATCGCCGCAGGCATCCTGGTGGTGGCGCTCGGAGTCGTCGCCACCCGGCCGGTTCTGCGGAGAGTGCTCGCGGAGCCGGCGACCCTCGCGGAGTGA
- a CDS encoding ABC transporter ATP-binding protein, translating to MTVILEASDLTKSYGDTHALAGVSLQVQAGEALAIMGASGSGKSTLLHVLAGILTPDSGRVELHRSAASGGDEPAVSIGELNDAERSKLRRETFGFVFQQGLLVPELTAVENAALPLMLSGVPRAEAEQRAAGWLAALGLSGLEQRRIGQLSGGQAQRVAVARAQVISPLVVFADEPTGALDSATSADVMDALIGSTTGRGRTLVVVTHDEGVAARCTRTVRVRDGRVVETRSKVAGMDYIETPTAEAQR from the coding sequence CGGCGACACGCATGCGCTCGCCGGAGTATCCCTGCAGGTGCAGGCAGGCGAGGCTCTGGCGATCATGGGCGCGTCCGGGTCGGGCAAGTCGACGCTGCTGCATGTGCTGGCGGGCATCCTCACGCCGGACTCCGGTCGCGTCGAGCTGCACCGCTCGGCGGCATCGGGCGGCGACGAGCCAGCCGTGTCGATCGGGGAGCTGAACGACGCCGAGCGCTCCAAGCTGCGCCGCGAGACCTTCGGCTTCGTCTTTCAGCAGGGGCTGCTCGTGCCCGAGCTGACCGCCGTGGAGAACGCGGCGCTGCCGCTCATGCTGTCCGGAGTGCCGCGCGCCGAGGCGGAGCAGCGTGCTGCAGGGTGGCTCGCCGCCCTCGGCCTCTCCGGGCTCGAGCAGCGTCGCATCGGGCAGCTCTCCGGCGGCCAGGCGCAGCGTGTGGCCGTCGCCCGCGCCCAGGTGATCTCGCCGCTCGTGGTCTTCGCCGACGAGCCGACGGGCGCGCTCGACTCCGCCACCTCGGCCGACGTGATGGATGCCCTGATCGGCTCCACCACCGGCCGCGGTCGCACCCTCGTGGTCGTGACCCACGACGAGGGCGTCGCGGCCCGCTGCACGCGCACGGTGCGGGTGCGTGACGGGCGCGTCGTCGAGACGCGGTCGAAGGTGGCGGGCATGGACTACATCGAGACGCCCACCGCTGAGGCGCAGCGATGA